In one window of Brachyhypopomus gauderio isolate BG-103 chromosome 16, BGAUD_0.2, whole genome shotgun sequence DNA:
- the scn2b gene encoding sodium channel regulatory subunit beta-2, with translation MHRLWQSQETSLSKVFCVAVLVLGACTVTAMDVLVAQQINALNGTMVKISCSFTSCYRIDTSKFSMNWTYKETANDTEDMFMTFKNRVPSLRSDRFGDRVKFAGNLDKNDLSITISNVQLEDEGIYSCYVRNPPDRVQGLGVIQLNVVTELPPPRDSTIAVAIGASIGGMLALLILSMVVVKCVRRHKKQELISDEQKMEEEGKTDGEGVTEEGTKQL, from the exons ATGCATCGTTTGTGGCAATCGCAGGAGACTTCACTTAGCAAGGTTTTCTGTGTAGCAGTGCTTGTGCTCGGGG CCTGTACCGTCACTGCCATGGACGTTCTCGTGGCGCAGCAGATCAATGCGCTGAATGGCACCATGGTGAAGATCTCCTGCTCGTTCACGTCCTGCTACAGAATCGACACCAGCAAGTTTTCTATGAACTGGACATACAAGGAGACGGCAAATGACACAGAGGATATG TTTATGACCTTTAAGAACAGAGTGCCTTCTTTGAGGTCAGACCGTTTTGGGGACCGAGTAAAGTTTGCTGGGAACCTGGACAAAAACGACCTTTCCATCACCATCTCAAATGTGCAGCTGGAAGACGAGGGAATCTATAGTTGCTACGTGCGAAATCCTCCAGACCGTGTCCAGGGCCTTGGGGTCATCCAGCTGAACGTAGTGACTGAGT TGCCTCCGCCGCGGGACTCCACCATCGCCGTGGCGATCGGAGCCTCGATAGGTGGCATGCTGGCCCTGCTCATCCTGTCCATGGTGGTGGTGAAGTGTGTGCGCAGGCATAAGAAACAGGAACTCATCTCTGATGAACAGAAGATGGAGGAGGAAGGCAAAACCGATGGAGAAGGGGTCACGGAGGAGGGCACCAA ACAACTCTAA